One Rosa chinensis cultivar Old Blush chromosome 5, RchiOBHm-V2, whole genome shotgun sequence genomic region harbors:
- the LOC112165117 gene encoding uncharacterized protein LOC112165117 gives MSNCTVETCTVETSDGAKLNTRLFRPREAQQQHQMKEGNDLVVVLVHPYSVLGGCQGLLRGMAAGLAEKGFKAVTFDMRGVGRSTGKASLTGFAEIKDVIAVCKWVSENLSANRILLVGSSAGAPIAGSAVDQIEQVVGYVSLGYPFGMTASILFGRHHKAILQSPKPKLFVMGTRDGFTSVKQLKNKLSSAAGRVETHLIEGVSHFQMEGAAYDTQMVNLILEFIVSL, from the exons ATGTCAAACTGTACGGTCGAGACCTGCACAGTTGAGACCAGTGATGGAGCCAAGCTCAACACAAGGCTCTTCAGACCTAGAGAAGCCCAACaacaacatcaaatgaaggaggGCAATGATCTTGTGGTGGTTCTGGTGCATCCCTACTCTGTCCTTGGTGGCTGTCAGGGACTTTTGAGAGGCatggcagcagggttagctgagAAAGGCTTCAAAGCTGTCACTTTTGACATGAGAGGAGTTGGGAGGTCAACTGGGAAGGCTTCTCTTACTGGGTTTGCAGAAATCAAGGATGTGATTGCTGTCTGCAAATGGGTCTCGGAGAATTTGTCTGCTAATAGAATTTTGCTTGTGGGTTCTTCTGCAG GTGCCCCGATTGCAGGCTCAGCGGTTGATCAGATTGAACAAGTTGTAGGATATGTGAGTCTGGGGTATCCTTTTGGCATGACTGCCTCGATCCTTTTTGGGAGACACCACAAAGCCATCCTACAATCCCCGAAACCAAAACTTTTTGTAATGGGGACTCGAGATGGGTTTACAAGTGTGAAGCAACTGAAGAACAAGCTAAGTTCTGCAGCAGGGCGTGTTGAAACACACCTTATTGAAGGAGTTAGCCACTTCCAAATGGAAGGCGCAGCTTATGATACACAGATGGTGAATCTTATCCTTGAATTTATTGTGTCGTTGTAG